A stretch of Lathyrus oleraceus cultivar Zhongwan6 chromosome 6, CAAS_Psat_ZW6_1.0, whole genome shotgun sequence DNA encodes these proteins:
- the LOC127096163 gene encoding uncharacterized protein LOC127096163, translating into MYVTEFQKRGLPHVHMLLVLESNDKLRDPKDYDSMVREEIHQLECEPQLNEALVKHMIHRPCGVINRKSPCIKDGRCKKMHPKQFLDETRQGTDSYPEYRKRFDESISLGRDRFINNRWVVPYNSRLLLKYDCHINVEICTSIKDAIPNIIQEELAVDIPNEDIESVAKLNNDQMIAFKTIMNVIVQKHSGVFFVDGPGGTRKTFLYRALIASLRSRGEIILATASSGIAATLLLGDRTAYSRF; encoded by the exons ATGTATGTCACTGAATTTCAAAAGCGAGGACTTCCGCATGTGCATATGTTATTGGTCTTAGAAAGTAACGATAAGTTGCGTGACCCAAAAGATTATGATAGTATGGTAAGAGAAGAAATACATCAATTAGAATGTGAGCCACAGTTGAATGAAGCTCTTGTAAAACATATGATCCACAGACCTTGCGGCGTAATCAACCGAAAGTCTCCATGTATAAAAGACGGACGTTGTAAGAAAATGCATCCCAAACAATTCTTGGATGAAACACGTCAAGGCACTGATTCATATCCCGAGTATAGGAAAAGGTTTGATGAATCTATATCATTAGGTAGAGATAGGTTTATCAATAATAGATGGGTGGTTCCTTATAACTCTAGGTTACTGTTAAAGTATGACTGTCACATCAATGTAGAGATTTGCACTAGCATTAAAG ATGCAATTCCAAATATCATACAAGAGGAGTTAGCAGTCGATATCCCCAATGAAGATATTGAATCTGTTGCTAAGTTAAATAATGATCAAATGATTGCATTCAAAACCATTATGAATGTAATTGTTCAAAAACACAGTGGGGTATTTTTTGTTGATGGTCCAGGAGGAACACGTAAAACATTCCTTTATAGAGCATTAATTGCAAGTTTAAGAAGTAGAGGAGAAATTATCTTAGCAACTGCATCATCTGGTATAGCTGCAACATTGTTACTCGGTGATAGGACTGCATACTCTCGATTTTAG